A single Cannabis sativa cultivar Pink pepper isolate KNU-18-1 chromosome 7, ASM2916894v1, whole genome shotgun sequence DNA region contains:
- the LOC115698165 gene encoding E3 ubiquitin-protein ligase AIRP2 codes for MRKSFKDSLKALEADIQFANTLASDYPREYDGACLQMRLSYSPAAQFCLFLVQWTDCHLAGALGLLRILIYKAYENGKTTMSIQERKATLKEFYSVIFPSLMQLEKGITEVEERKQKEMCASKYKKKDEFHKGKVSEIEAEREEECGICMEMSSKVVLPKCSHSMCMKCYRDWRTRSESCPFCRDSLKRVNSCDLWIYTSSTDIIDLSSISRENLMRLLKYIDKLPLIVPDPAFVSCDPQR; via the exons atgcgCAAGTCTTTCAAGGATTCCCTTAAAGCCCTCGAAGCTGATATTCAGTTTGCCAATACCCT GGCCTCTGATTACCCTAGAGAATATGATGGTGCCTGCCTTCAAATGAGACTGTCATACAGCCCTGCAGCTCAATTTTGTCTATTTCTTGTTCAATGGACTGATTGTCACCTTGCTGGTGCCTTGGGTTTGCTTAGGATTCTTATATACAAG GCATATGAGAATGGAAAGACTACAATGTCTATTCAAGAAAGGAAAGCAACTCTAAAAGAGTTTTACA GTGTCATATTTCCTTCTTTAATGCAACTTGAAAAGGGAATAACAGAAGTAGAAGAAAGAAAACAGAAGGAAATGTGTGCCTCTAAGTACAAGAAAAAAGATGAATTCCACAAAGGAAAGGTGTCCGAAATCGAGGCCGAAAGAGAAGAAGAATGTGGTATTTGCATGGAGATGAGCAGCAAGGTCGTTTTGCCCAAATGCAGCCATTCAATGTGTATGAAATGCTACCGAGATTG GCGAACACGCTCAGAATCGTGTCCCTTCTGCCGGGACAGCCTCAAAAGGGTCAATTCATGTGACCTTTGGATCTACACAAGTTCCACTGATATTATTGACTTGTCTTCAATCTCTAGAGAAAATCTCATGAGGCTCCTCAAGTACATTGATAAGCTACCTCTTATTGTTCCTGATCCAGCTTTTGTGTCCTGTGATCCACAACGATGA
- the LOC115697864 gene encoding high mobility group B protein 1 isoform X1 — protein sequence MKVVKGKGAPKSSRDALKPVDDRVVGKRKATAVQADKSSKRKAKMEKKAKKDPNKPKRPPSAFFVFLEEFRKEFKRDNPNVKAVSAVGKAGGERWKSLTPADKAPYEAKAAKRKVDYEKQMKTYNKKQEGMADDGDEESDRSKSEVHDEDEASGEEAPPEEEEDEDEDEEEEDDDE from the exons atgaaGGTTGTCAAGGGTAAGGGGGCACCAAAAAGTTCAAGGGATGCTTTGAAACCTGTGGATGACAG agTAGTTGGGAAGAGAAAGGCTACTGCTGTCCAAGCTGACAAGAGCAGCAAACGAAAGGCAAAGATGGAAAAGAAAGCCAAGAAGGACCCCAACAAACCCAAGAGGCCACCTAGTGCCTTCTTTGTTTTCCT TGAGGAATTCAGGAAAGAGTTCAAGAGAGATAACCCAAATGTGAAGGCTGTATCAGCT GTTGGAAAAGCTGGAGGAGAGAGATGGAAATCATTGACTCCGGCT GATAAAGCTCCTTATGAAGCTAAGGCTGCCAAAAGGAAGGTCGATTATGAAAAGCAAATGAAGACCTACAATAAGAAACAG GAGGGTATGGCAGACGATGGCGATGAGGAGTCAGATAGGTCAAAGTCTGAAGTCCATGATGAAGATGAGGCAAGTGGAGAG GAAGCACCTCcagaggaggaagaagatgaagatgaagacgaGGAGGAGGAGGACGACGATGAATGA
- the LOC115697864 gene encoding high mobility group B protein 1 isoform X2, translating to MKVVKGKGAPKSSRDALKPVDDRVVGKRKATAVQADKSSKRKAKMEKKAKKDPNKPKRPPSAFFVFLEEFRKEFKRDNPNVKAVSAVGKAGGERWKSLTPADKAPYEAKAAKRKVDYEKQMKTYNKKQEGMADDGDEESDRSKSEVHDEDEEAPPEEEEDEDEDEEEEDDDE from the exons atgaaGGTTGTCAAGGGTAAGGGGGCACCAAAAAGTTCAAGGGATGCTTTGAAACCTGTGGATGACAG agTAGTTGGGAAGAGAAAGGCTACTGCTGTCCAAGCTGACAAGAGCAGCAAACGAAAGGCAAAGATGGAAAAGAAAGCCAAGAAGGACCCCAACAAACCCAAGAGGCCACCTAGTGCCTTCTTTGTTTTCCT TGAGGAATTCAGGAAAGAGTTCAAGAGAGATAACCCAAATGTGAAGGCTGTATCAGCT GTTGGAAAAGCTGGAGGAGAGAGATGGAAATCATTGACTCCGGCT GATAAAGCTCCTTATGAAGCTAAGGCTGCCAAAAGGAAGGTCGATTATGAAAAGCAAATGAAGACCTACAATAAGAAACAG GAGGGTATGGCAGACGATGGCGATGAGGAGTCAGATAGGTCAAAGTCTGAAGTCCATGATGAAGATGAG GAAGCACCTCcagaggaggaagaagatgaagatgaagacgaGGAGGAGGAGGACGACGATGAATGA